In the Wyeomyia smithii strain HCP4-BCI-WySm-NY-G18 chromosome 2, ASM2978416v1, whole genome shotgun sequence genome, one interval contains:
- the LOC129722126 gene encoding brachyurin-like, whose protein sequence is MKPLLLLLFILVVVTVNGVEIDWSKARPIADFDNWDELKEQLDIWRIPQHNPRIINGMAASIGQFPFQVSLYVNMGSNLALCGGSVLTQNYVLTAAHCVAGASGGMAIFGAYNRVIEDSQRQTVNFTASDVTIHLQYVVNSFLNDVATIRLNNPITYTDRIRPIRLPPPEEQRSFAGLEGTITGYGRTSADSQDLSEVLRYTSDSILTTTKCVEQWENRYITEQHICLSADNSRFACNGDSGGPLTVTENSQTLQVGIASFAATNCIGRPTVYTRVSYFLPWIEANSDYRSGGIHSAKLNSMLLVLLSCFFVHTFVNSNKNDL, encoded by the coding sequence atgaaGCCATTACTGCTTCTACTGTTTATACTAGTGGTAGTGACTGTGAATGGAGTTGAAATCGATTGGAGTAAGGCGCGTCCCATCGCAGACTTCGATAACTGGGATGAATTAAAGGAGCAGTTGGACATTTGGCGTATTCCACAACACAATCCCAGGATAATCAATGGAATGGCAGCCAGTATCGGTCAGTTTCCGTTCCAAGTGTCGTTATATGTCAATATGGGATCTAATCTAGCATTATGTGGCGGTTCAGTGTTGACTCAGAACTATGTGTTAACGGCGGCGCATTGTGTCGCAGGTGCTAGCGGAGGCATGGCTATATTTGGCGCTTACAACCGCGTTATCGAAGATTCGCAAAGGCAAACCGTTAACTTTACTGCTAGTGATGTTACCATTCATCTGCAATACGTCGTAAACAGTTTTTTAAACGATGTGGCCACCATTAGATTGAACAATCCTATCACCTACACTGATCGTATTCGTCCTATTCGGCTACCACCTCCGGAGGAACAACGTTCATTTGCTGGATTGGAAGGAACCATTACCGGATATGGAAGAACCTCGGCAGACAGCCAAGATCTATCCGAAGTATTACGCTACACGAGCGATTCGATTTTAACTACTACCAAATGCGTGGAGCAGTGGGAAAACAGATACATTACCGAGCAGCACATTTGCCTCTCTGCTGATAACAGCCGATTCGCGTGCAATGGTGATTCCGGAGGGCCACTAACGGTGACCGAAAATAGCCAAACACTGCAAGTGGGGATTGCATCCTTCGCTGCTACTAACTGTATTGGCCGGCCCACTGTTTATACCCGTGTTTCTTACTTTCTGCCCTGGATCGAGGCAAATTCCGATTACAGGTCAGGAGGAATCCACTCAGCTAAACTAAACTCCATGCTGTTGGTGTTGCTTTCgtgtttttttgttcatacTTTTGTGAACTCAAATAAAAATGATCTTTAA